One window of the Methylovirgula sp. HY1 genome contains the following:
- a CDS encoding LysR family transcriptional regulator — protein sequence MPLPDLEAWAIFAKIAETGSFARAAAELGLSDATVSKALKRLEARLGERLIHRTSRRFSLTETGRVLAVRAAQILAEGEAVEAEAQAKGTLPRGKIRLAAPMSFGLRHIAPALPEFFAAYPEISIDLQLDDRIVDLVTGGIDIALRIAELPDSSLIARKLCPVRRFVVGAPAYFARHGTPQSPRDLKDHACLTYSYLATGTTWRFTDHTGNDESITVKGPLCATNADALSAALEAGLGIALQPDFLIWEALETKRLVVALEDWSAPPLALNLVTPGGGPRPPRISALIDFLSRRFTAGSAAWTRVLG from the coding sequence ATGCCCCTTCCCGACCTCGAAGCCTGGGCAATATTCGCAAAAATCGCCGAAACCGGCTCTTTCGCAAGAGCCGCCGCTGAACTGGGCCTGTCCGACGCGACCGTTTCAAAGGCTTTGAAGCGGCTCGAAGCGCGACTGGGCGAAAGACTGATCCATCGGACCTCGCGCCGCTTTTCGCTCACGGAAACCGGGCGGGTCCTGGCCGTGCGGGCCGCCCAAATCCTTGCGGAGGGCGAAGCCGTCGAAGCCGAGGCTCAGGCCAAGGGCACGCTGCCGCGCGGAAAAATCCGGCTCGCTGCGCCCATGTCCTTCGGTCTTCGGCATATCGCGCCGGCTCTGCCGGAGTTTTTCGCCGCTTATCCGGAAATTTCGATCGACCTCCAGCTCGACGACAGGATCGTCGATCTTGTGACCGGCGGGATCGATATCGCGCTGCGCATCGCCGAACTGCCGGATTCGAGCTTGATCGCGCGCAAGCTCTGTCCGGTCCGCCGCTTTGTCGTCGGTGCCCCCGCCTATTTCGCGAGGCATGGAACGCCGCAATCCCCCCGCGACCTCAAGGATCACGCCTGCCTCACCTATAGTTACCTTGCGACAGGCACCACCTGGCGCTTTACCGATCATACCGGAAATGACGAATCCATAACTGTAAAAGGGCCACTTTGCGCCACCAATGCGGACGCGCTCAGCGCTGCCCTCGAAGCCGGTCTCGGCATCGCGCTTCAGCCGGACTTCTTGATTTGGGAAGCCCTCGAAACCAAGCGACTCGTCGTCGCTCTCGAGGACTGGTCGGCCCCGCCCCTGGCGCTCAATCTCGTCACGCCGGGCGGCGGACCGCGTCCGCCACGCATCAGCGCTTTGATCGATTTTCTCAGCCGCCGTTTCACTGCGGGATCGGCGGCTTGGACACGTGTGCTCGGCTGA
- a CDS encoding pirin family protein: MIERRPFENLGGADHGWLKAKHHFSFASYYDPARMHWGNLRVWNDDEIAPKAGFPPHPHADMEIITYVREGAITHKDSMGNEGRTEAGDVQVMSAGSGVRHSEYNLGDATTRIFQIWIEPTARGGAPSWGSKPFPKAARSGRFVTLASGFADDHEALPIRADARVLGATINAGEHLMLSLDPKRHAYLVPAKGAIEVGGIRIDPRDGAAITGVESIEIVGLEEAEIVVVDAA, translated from the coding sequence ATGATCGAACGTAGGCCATTCGAGAATTTGGGTGGAGCCGACCACGGCTGGCTCAAGGCCAAGCATCATTTTTCTTTCGCGTCTTATTACGATCCGGCGCGGATGCATTGGGGCAATTTGCGCGTCTGGAACGATGACGAGATCGCGCCGAAGGCGGGTTTTCCGCCGCATCCGCATGCCGATATGGAAATCATCACTTATGTTCGCGAAGGCGCGATCACCCATAAGGATTCGATGGGCAATGAGGGTCGCACCGAGGCTGGTGACGTCCAGGTGATGTCCGCCGGCTCGGGCGTCCGCCATTCGGAATATAATCTCGGCGACGCGACGACCCGGATTTTCCAGATCTGGATCGAGCCGACGGCGCGCGGCGGCGCGCCGTCCTGGGGCAGCAAGCCTTTTCCAAAGGCCGCGCGCTCCGGCCGTTTCGTCACCCTCGCGAGCGGTTTCGCCGATGATCATGAGGCTCTGCCAATTCGTGCCGATGCGAGAGTCCTCGGTGCTACGATCAATGCTGGTGAGCACCTTATGCTGTCGCTCGATCCTAAGCGGCATGCCTATCTGGTGCCCGCCAAAGGCGCGATCGAAGTCGGTGGCATTCGCATCGATCCGCGCGACGGCGCTGCCATCACCGGAGTCGAAAGCATCGAAATCGTCGGGCTCGAAGAGGCGGAGATCGTCGTCGTCGATGCAGCGTGA
- a CDS encoding CmpA/NrtA family ABC transporter substrate-binding protein has product MSIFSDPFEARQRLRKRCSCGKHANEAEHAQAFEAEAVGIAEGGSEGRLRRVVEAAIMRAMFPEDGMRRAFLRAIGGATASAALASLFPIAAATEVFAGTGPLEKKSLKVGFLPITCATPIIMGEPMGFYAKQGLDVHLIKTAGWAVVRDKTLDKEYDAAHMLAPMPLAISLGLGSTASPFVVPAIENLNGQAICLAMKHKNRRNPKDWKGFKFAIPFDYSNHNYLLRYYLAEHGIDPDTDVQLRVLPPPDMVANLRANNIDGFLAPDNLVQRAVYDGIGFIHILSKEIWDGHPCCAFAVSRAFMTEMPNTYAALLRAIVDASAYASKPEKRKEIAAAIAPANYINMPVTVIEQCLTGTYADGLGGVKHDPNRVTFDPFPWQSFAVWILTQMKRWGQIKGDVDYHGIAREVFLTTDAAKAMRDEGLTPPSATTKSFSIMGKVFDPAKPEDYVASFAIKRS; this is encoded by the coding sequence ATGTCGATTTTCTCCGATCCTTTCGAAGCGCGCCAGCGTCTCCGCAAGAGATGCTCTTGCGGTAAACACGCGAATGAGGCCGAGCATGCACAGGCTTTCGAGGCCGAGGCCGTTGGCATAGCGGAAGGCGGCTCGGAAGGAAGACTGCGGCGTGTCGTCGAAGCGGCGATCATGCGGGCGATGTTTCCCGAGGATGGGATGCGTCGCGCTTTCTTGCGTGCCATTGGCGGCGCCACGGCTTCTGCGGCGCTGGCGAGCCTGTTTCCGATCGCCGCGGCGACCGAAGTTTTTGCGGGAACCGGCCCTCTGGAAAAGAAATCGCTCAAGGTTGGCTTTCTGCCGATTACCTGTGCGACGCCGATCATCATGGGCGAGCCGATGGGCTTTTATGCCAAGCAAGGGCTCGATGTCCATTTGATCAAGACGGCCGGATGGGCCGTGGTCCGCGACAAGACGCTCGACAAGGAATATGATGCCGCCCATATGCTCGCGCCGATGCCGCTGGCCATTTCGCTCGGCCTCGGCTCGACCGCCAGTCCCTTCGTCGTCCCCGCGATCGAAAATCTCAATGGACAGGCGATTTGCCTCGCCATGAAGCATAAAAATCGGCGCAATCCGAAGGATTGGAAGGGATTCAAATTTGCGATCCCGTTCGATTATTCGAACCACAATTATCTGCTGCGCTACTATCTCGCCGAGCATGGGATCGATCCGGATACGGATGTGCAATTGCGCGTGCTGCCGCCGCCCGACATGGTGGCCAATCTGCGGGCCAATAATATCGACGGCTTTCTCGCCCCCGATAATCTGGTGCAGCGCGCCGTCTATGACGGGATCGGCTTCATCCATATTCTTTCGAAGGAGATCTGGGACGGCCACCCGTGTTGCGCCTTTGCGGTCAGTCGCGCCTTCATGACGGAGATGCCGAACACTTATGCGGCGCTCTTGCGCGCCATTGTCGATGCCTCCGCCTATGCGTCGAAGCCGGAGAAACGCAAGGAGATCGCCGCCGCCATTGCACCCGCCAATTACATCAATATGCCGGTGACGGTGATCGAGCAGTGTTTGACCGGAACTTATGCGGATGGTCTCGGTGGCGTGAAACACGATCCCAATCGTGTCACCTTCGATCCGTTTCCCTGGCAGAGCTTCGCCGTTTGGATTCTCACTCAGATGAAGCGCTGGGGACAGATCAAGGGCGACGTCGATTATCATGGGATCGCCCGCGAAGTCTTTCTCACGACGGATGCTGCGAAGGCGATGCGCGACGAGGGGCTCACGCCGCCATCGGCGACGACCAAGAGCTTTTCGATCATGGGCAAGGTCTTCGATCCGGCAAAGCCCGAGGACTATGTGGCGAGTTTCGCGATCAAACGGAGCTGA
- a CDS encoding OsmC family protein, which translates to MSAAQETIVLTGCLTPDTETASGGLAPIDKQGLEALIASGKANPAAIKTLKCKTVAEGKFRHANYIRNLPAYIVDEPPGLLGDDTAPNPSEASLAALGSCIAVGLHANAVHRGWTISKLELNLEGDLNITAVWGTGDVSEKPVGFTDVRIGVDMECPGVAKEEIAKLVAHVTKWSPVANTFSRPVNLAVTAN; encoded by the coding sequence ATGTCGGCAGCGCAAGAAACCATCGTTCTCACCGGATGTCTGACCCCTGATACCGAAACTGCCAGCGGCGGTCTGGCGCCCATTGACAAGCAGGGACTGGAAGCCCTGATCGCTTCGGGCAAGGCCAATCCCGCCGCGATAAAAACACTGAAGTGCAAGACGGTTGCCGAAGGCAAATTCCGGCACGCCAATTATATCCGCAACCTGCCGGCCTATATCGTCGATGAGCCGCCGGGGCTGCTCGGCGACGACACTGCGCCGAACCCTTCCGAGGCGTCGCTCGCAGCGCTCGGCTCCTGTATCGCCGTCGGCCTGCATGCCAATGCGGTCCATCGTGGATGGACGATCTCCAAACTCGAACTCAATCTCGAGGGTGATCTCAACATCACAGCCGTATGGGGCACTGGCGATGTGAGCGAGAAGCCGGTCGGGTTCACCGATGTCCGCATCGGCGTCGATATGGAATGTCCCGGTGTCGCGAAAGAAGAGATCGCGAAGCTCGTCGCGCATGTGACCAAATGGTCGCCGGTAGCCAACACCTTTTCGCGCCCCGTCAATCTCGCCGTCACTGCCAACTGA
- a CDS encoding acyl-CoA dehydrogenase family protein, whose translation MDTLAMEAPMFSAAQDAVTDRIRGVAAELSTIVEAIDKGQIYPAALMRRLGEAGAWGSHLPRDGGADLAAAIEGMAVVAEHCGATAFLGWCQNALVWYLANSGNEDLRNAHLEALASGKRLGGSGLSNPVKSLSGIEGIKLKGRKIDGGYIVRGNLLWVSNLGEDHLFAAICEDTTGAPVMFVADCAAPDIRLTDCAPFLAMDGTATYSVQFRDAFIPDAMVLAHSAVPFVAKIRAGFILLQMGMAIGLIRDCINIMHEMRGTLGHVNKFLEDQPEDFEELLAAMEKETRILAATPYDTSEAYWRRVLALRLRGGEASIAAAHAAMLHCGARGYVMAHRAQRRLREAYFVAIVTPATKQLRKMLAELPN comes from the coding sequence ATGGACACATTAGCAATGGAAGCGCCGATGTTCTCCGCTGCGCAGGATGCTGTTACCGACCGCATACGCGGTGTCGCCGCGGAACTATCGACCATTGTCGAGGCCATCGATAAGGGGCAGATCTATCCCGCTGCCCTCATGCGTCGGCTGGGCGAAGCCGGTGCCTGGGGATCGCATTTGCCGCGTGACGGCGGAGCAGACCTCGCGGCCGCCATCGAGGGCATGGCCGTGGTCGCCGAGCACTGCGGCGCGACGGCCTTTCTCGGCTGGTGTCAAAATGCTCTCGTCTGGTATCTCGCCAATTCCGGCAATGAAGACCTGCGCAACGCGCATCTCGAGGCGCTTGCCAGCGGTAAACGTCTCGGGGGCTCGGGCCTTTCCAATCCGGTGAAGAGCCTTTCAGGCATCGAAGGCATCAAGCTCAAAGGACGCAAAATCGACGGAGGCTACATCGTTCGCGGCAATCTGCTTTGGGTCTCTAATCTCGGCGAGGATCATCTCTTCGCCGCGATTTGCGAAGACACGACGGGCGCCCCGGTGATGTTCGTCGCCGATTGCGCGGCGCCCGATATTCGCTTGACCGATTGCGCCCCCTTCCTTGCGATGGATGGGACCGCCACCTATTCGGTTCAATTCAGAGATGCCTTCATTCCGGATGCGATGGTGCTTGCGCATTCGGCCGTGCCGTTTGTCGCGAAGATTCGCGCCGGCTTCATCCTGTTGCAGATGGGCATGGCGATCGGTCTGATCCGCGATTGCATTAATATAATGCATGAAATGCGTGGCACGCTGGGCCACGTCAATAAATTTCTCGAAGATCAGCCCGAAGATTTCGAGGAGCTGCTTGCCGCCATGGAAAAAGAGACGCGGATCCTCGCGGCAACGCCTTACGACACCAGCGAGGCTTATTGGCGTCGCGTGCTCGCCTTGCGTCTGCGGGGCGGCGAAGCGAGCATCGCGGCGGCACATGCGGCGATGCTCCATTGTGGTGCGCGCGGCTATGTGATGGCGCATCGCGCGCAGCGGCGGCTCCGCGAGGCTTATTTCGTTGCGATCGTCACCCCGGCGACGAAGCAGTTGCGTAAGATGCTCGCCGAACTGCCGAATTGA
- a CDS encoding PAS domain S-box protein translates to MKVFAENSPVRFPASCGDDALMLPEHLFDLLPAGVCVCDRIGRIIRYNEAAVKLWGRTPRLGELAERFCGSYRLHTTGGEAIAHVECPMAHVLATEHGVNDQHIVIERPDGTRIIAHMTIEVLKNGAGEVIGAVNVFGALNSSGAHVASGSAHVDTKSPEVLPNSEARDCDAALRALPVAVYMTDAAGRITFFNDAAAQLWGQLPELGKDEFCGSWRLYWPDGTRMEHAACPMAMALREKQAIRDVTIIAERPDGTRVPVLPYPTPLFDASGVLTGAVNILIDLTGRQMAEEAAQRLAAIVESSDDAILAKNLDGVIMSWNGGAERLFGYSPEEAIGQPVTLLIPPERHDEEPDILGRLRRGERIEHYDTIRRRKDGRLIEISLTVSPILNAAGKIIGASKIARDITERRRAEEQQNLLVREMDHRVKNLFALASSVVTLSARSPKTVEDLIAAVRARLGALSRAHTLTLAQITEGAGPTEQSTTMHALIETIVAPFDTSSESASSRVVITGPDISIAGPAVTSLAMLLHEFATNAAKYGALSVHDGYVTIECFEESGQFGLIWSEHGGPPVDHTGVEGFGTMLGRATVKAQLEGEITRLWNPEGLTIRLSVARDRLIP, encoded by the coding sequence ATGAAGGTTTTTGCCGAAAATAGTCCGGTGCGCTTCCCTGCCTCATGCGGCGACGACGCGCTCATGCTTCCGGAACATTTGTTCGATCTATTGCCGGCCGGCGTCTGCGTTTGCGACCGGATCGGCCGCATTATCCGGTATAATGAGGCGGCGGTAAAATTATGGGGCCGCACGCCGCGGCTCGGCGAATTGGCTGAGCGCTTTTGTGGCTCATATCGGCTCCACACGACCGGCGGCGAGGCAATTGCCCATGTGGAATGTCCGATGGCGCATGTCCTTGCGACCGAACATGGGGTGAACGATCAGCATATCGTCATCGAACGGCCGGATGGAACCCGCATCATTGCACATATGACGATCGAAGTGCTCAAGAACGGCGCTGGCGAAGTCATTGGCGCCGTGAATGTCTTTGGCGCCCTGAACAGCTCTGGCGCGCATGTCGCGAGCGGCTCGGCGCATGTGGACACGAAGTCCCCCGAAGTTCTGCCAAATTCCGAAGCACGGGATTGCGATGCCGCGTTGCGGGCTTTGCCGGTGGCGGTTTACATGACGGATGCCGCCGGGCGGATCACATTTTTCAATGACGCGGCGGCGCAGCTATGGGGACAGCTGCCAGAACTCGGCAAGGATGAATTCTGTGGCTCCTGGAGGCTCTATTGGCCCGATGGGACCCGCATGGAGCATGCGGCCTGCCCCATGGCGATGGCGCTGCGGGAAAAGCAGGCCATCAGGGACGTCACAATCATCGCTGAGCGGCCGGATGGCACCAGGGTGCCGGTGCTTCCTTATCCGACGCCGCTTTTCGATGCTTCGGGCGTCCTGACCGGTGCGGTCAACATATTGATTGATCTGACCGGGCGTCAGATGGCGGAGGAGGCGGCGCAACGGCTCGCGGCAATCGTCGAATCGTCCGATGATGCCATTTTGGCGAAGAATCTAGACGGCGTCATCATGAGCTGGAACGGGGGCGCCGAGCGACTTTTCGGCTATTCACCCGAGGAGGCGATCGGTCAGCCCGTTACACTTCTGATTCCGCCGGAACGACATGATGAGGAGCCGGACATCCTCGGCCGTCTTCGCCGTGGCGAAAGGATCGAGCATTACGATACGATTCGCCGACGCAAGGATGGCAGGCTCATTGAAATATCGCTGACGGTTTCACCGATCCTGAATGCGGCGGGTAAGATCATCGGCGCCTCTAAGATCGCGCGCGACATTACCGAACGGCGGCGCGCGGAAGAGCAGCAGAATTTGCTCGTCCGAGAAATGGACCATCGCGTCAAAAATCTCTTTGCTTTGGCGAGCAGCGTCGTCACTTTGAGCGCGCGTTCGCCGAAGACGGTTGAAGATCTCATCGCCGCGGTGCGCGCCCGCTTGGGGGCCTTGTCACGGGCGCATACGCTGACGCTCGCGCAAATCACCGAAGGCGCCGGTCCGACTGAACAATCGACGACAATGCATGCGCTCATCGAGACGATCGTCGCGCCTTTCGATACGTCCTCGGAGAGCGCCAGCAGCCGTGTCGTGATCACCGGCCCGGATATTTCAATCGCCGGCCCTGCCGTGACGAGTCTGGCCATGCTGCTGCATGAGTTTGCCACGAATGCCGCCAAATATGGCGCTCTCTCCGTCCACGATGGCTATGTGACGATCGAATGTTTCGAGGAGAGCGGGCAATTTGGTCTGATTTGGAGTGAGCATGGCGGCCCGCCTGTCGACCATACAGGCGTCGAGGGTTTCGGGACCATGCTGGGTCGCGCAACGGTAAAGGCTCAGCTCGAGGGTGAGATCACACGTCTCTGGAATCCCGAGGGCCTGACGATCAGGCTCTCCGTCGCTCGCGACCGACTGATCCCGTGA
- a CDS encoding TetR/AcrR family transcriptional regulator: MKADAEKVIDLGMDRTPKIRLLDAASRLFCRQGINATGIDAVLKEAGAAKMTLYKLFGSKERLVEAVLEEEGRKWRDWFLTALEAGNDPPRSKLDRIFPLLRKWFAEDEFYGCPFINAVGEHDKKDDRLRSLTMQHKKEVLERFAGLAMEAGASAPEVVAHQLGLLMDGAIVAVMVTRDLAMADVAATAASALLDRALIAPLAES; encoded by the coding sequence ATGAAGGCCGACGCAGAGAAGGTCATCGACCTGGGTATGGACAGGACGCCGAAAATCCGCCTGCTCGACGCGGCGTCACGGCTTTTTTGTCGGCAAGGCATCAATGCGACAGGCATAGACGCCGTGTTGAAGGAAGCCGGCGCGGCCAAAATGACGCTTTATAAGCTTTTCGGCTCAAAGGAGCGTCTCGTCGAGGCGGTTCTCGAAGAGGAGGGCCGCAAATGGCGCGACTGGTTTTTGACCGCACTCGAGGCCGGAAACGATCCTCCGCGCAGCAAGCTCGACAGGATCTTTCCGCTGCTGCGCAAATGGTTCGCCGAAGACGAATTTTATGGCTGCCCATTCATCAATGCTGTCGGCGAGCATGATAAGAAGGATGATCGGCTTCGCAGTCTGACGATGCAGCACAAGAAAGAAGTCTTAGAACGGTTCGCCGGTCTCGCCATGGAAGCAGGCGCGAGCGCACCAGAGGTCGTCGCGCATCAACTCGGGCTCTTGATGGATGGCGCAATCGTCGCGGTGATGGTGACGCGGGATCTGGCGATGGCCGATGTCGCCGCCACGGCGGCCTCCGCCTTGCTCGACCGTGCGCTGATAGCTCCGCTGGCCGAAAGCTGA
- a CDS encoding NAD(P)-binding domain-containing protein, whose protein sequence is MRTTDIAIIGAGPYGLSISAHLSGKDLSHEIFGQPMSSWRDAMPTNMILRSEPHASNLWDPERRYTFESFCAEKGRPYVVSGQPLPLGLFLDYAEWFQTHAVPNVQDLQLTKLSQRDGKFQLEFSDAEMVQANNVVVATGHRFFRNMPPVLADLPPDLCSHSSEHRDLTRFIGKDVAVLGAGQSSLETAALLHEQGTNVRIIARSDHVSWNPDNLGEGRSLLQRIISPEAGLGFGWRSVAASEFPHIFSMLPRPLRFYLVKRTWGPSGAWWLRDRVSGRIPVLTSHEIVRTSQSNGKVQLFMNSGAGTAVMEVDHLIAATGFKPDLRRLPFLDPTLIARIKAFDGVPELDRFSESSLSGLFFVGMLAAPTFGPVMRFMFGAKHAAPALAQRFAEASPSSMTRPVHVAAVDR, encoded by the coding sequence ATGAGAACAACTGACATTGCGATTATCGGCGCCGGTCCCTATGGGCTTTCTATTTCCGCTCATTTGTCCGGCAAAGACCTCTCTCACGAGATCTTTGGCCAGCCGATGAGCAGTTGGCGCGACGCCATGCCGACGAACATGATCTTGCGATCGGAACCGCACGCGTCGAATTTATGGGATCCGGAGCGTCGCTACACGTTCGAAAGTTTTTGCGCTGAAAAGGGACGGCCCTATGTCGTCAGCGGCCAGCCGCTGCCCTTGGGCCTATTTCTCGACTATGCGGAATGGTTCCAGACGCATGCGGTGCCCAATGTGCAAGACCTGCAGCTAACGAAACTGTCGCAAAGAGACGGCAAATTTCAGCTGGAATTTTCGGATGCGGAGATGGTGCAAGCAAACAATGTGGTTGTCGCGACCGGCCATAGATTCTTTCGCAATATGCCGCCTGTGCTCGCCGACCTTCCGCCGGACCTCTGCTCCCATAGCAGCGAGCATCGCGATCTTACGCGCTTCATCGGCAAGGATGTCGCCGTCCTCGGTGCGGGACAAAGCAGCCTCGAGACCGCAGCGCTTCTGCACGAACAAGGGACCAATGTGCGCATTATCGCGCGAAGCGACCATGTGAGCTGGAACCCGGACAATCTTGGCGAGGGACGCTCTCTTCTTCAAAGAATAATCTCTCCCGAGGCGGGGCTCGGCTTCGGCTGGCGCAGCGTCGCAGCGTCCGAATTTCCGCACATCTTTTCCATGTTGCCAAGACCGCTACGATTCTATCTCGTCAAACGCACATGGGGTCCATCTGGCGCTTGGTGGCTGAGAGATCGCGTGTCTGGAAGAATACCGGTTCTCACCTCGCATGAGATCGTGCGCACCAGCCAATCCAATGGCAAGGTCCAGCTTTTCATGAATTCCGGAGCTGGAACGGCTGTCATGGAGGTAGATCATCTGATAGCCGCGACCGGTTTCAAGCCCGACCTGCGGCGGCTACCCTTTTTAGATCCGACATTGATCGCGCGCATCAAGGCCTTCGATGGCGTGCCTGAGCTTGACCGCTTCAGCGAGTCTTCGCTATCCGGATTGTTTTTCGTCGGCATGCTCGCGGCGCCGACATTTGGTCCGGTCATGCGTTTCATGTTCGGTGCAAAACATGCCGCTCCGGCTCTCGCTCAGCGATTTGCCGAGGCAAGCCCGTCCAGCATGACGCGGCCTGTCCACGTCGCCGCGGTGGACCGATAG